Part of the Paenibacillus sp. YPG26 genome, CCCCCCGCTTATCAGGGAGAACAGCCGTCCTGCGGATCTGGAACCGCCTCGAAAAAGTCCCTGCAGAACAGAGACCGTCATAATCAGAATTAACAGCAGATTGACAAAATTATAATTTTGAACATTTTGAACCCAGCCTTGCACGTTCAGCAAACCCCTCTCTTGATCGCTCGGACTCAAAACGGGTTGTTATTTCGAGTTCCCTTTAGCTGCTTGAATGAAAGCATTCAGCGCGTCGCTCCGGCTCCATTCGCCGAGAGATACATCCCGGAATGTAACTTTAACCTTATCACTATCAGCCGTCCCGGTGACTTCAAGATTAGGTGACTTGATCACAAAGGTCCCGTCCGGATTCTGAGTGAACTTGGCCTCCTTAGCCTCGCTGGTCATCATCTTGATCGCTTCACTTTTCACCGCATCGGTCGTTTGTGTAGTAAGAGTAGATGCTACTTGCCCCAGGTCTTTCAAGGAAATTCCACTGTATATGACCAAGAAGGCTACGATAACCAGGATCAGCCCCCATTTCACCACCGTCTTCACTAAGTTAACAATCAGCAGTAGAGCTGCCAAGGCAATTACAAACACCAGCCAATTTTGCTTGAAAAAATCAATCCAAACTTGCACGTCCATCCTGTTTATACACTCCTAATTAGGTCAATTTGTGGAGCCTGACCGGCAAAACGCCAAGTTGCTCTATATATTATACATGATGGCCACATCCGATGTCAGCCTAACCTCCAAGGAGGCTTTATCCAGTGAATTTATGGGAATATGGTGAAAAAACAGCATAAGTTCGTCCTTCCGAACGTAAAAGTATATGGATTGAGTGAACTCAAGCTGTCCAAGATGAATCATTGAATTACATACTAGTCAGCCGCATGAAATGTTCTTACGACCGCTGCGCTTCTCCAGAATCTTTCCACACTTTGCCTATAAGTAATTTTTAGATCAACTTATACATGCTTTCGAAGTAGTTTCACTTCACAAAACTTAAGCTCATGCTTTCGAAGTAGTTTTGCTACACAAAACTTAAGCCGATGCTTTCGAAGTGAGTTTTACTTCGTAAAACTTAAGCCCATGCTTTCGAAGTAGTTTTACTTCGTAAAACTTTAAGGAGGGACGGTATGAAGATCGCATTTTGGCTGTATTTCTTTATGTTCATCGCTTTTTTTGACCTGCATGCCCAGTATCCGATCCTTACACCGTTCGCTCTGTCTCTAGGCGCTGCCCCCACCTTTATCGGGTGGATGATGGGGATCTACTCGATTACTCATCTGCCGGGAAATCTGCTGGCTGGCCGAGGTGTGGACAGACATGGCAGCCGCCGCTATCTCATCTTCAGTCTGATCTCTGCAGGAATCATCCTGCTTATTCAGGCCCAAGTCACGGCTCCCTGGCAGCTGCTTGTGCTTCGTTCGCTCAGCGGCTTCGTGCTTGCCTTTCTTGCTCCAGCATGCCTGGCGCTTCTCGCCTCCCTCTCCGATGACCGGATCAAGCAGGGCAAGCTGATGGCCGGCCATGGCGTCATGCACACACTTGCCTCGGTGGTATCCCCGGCAGCAGGAGCATTCCTGGTTGCTAAGGCAGGCTTTGGATTAACCTTCCAATCCCTCGGCTGGCTTCTGATTGGAACCGGGATTATTGCTTTCTTCATAGTCCACGATCGTCAAGGAAGCAGCCCGGAATTGGCCCATCCCGTGATACATGCTTCCAGCAAAGAGTACTCCGGCTTTCGAGTGATTCCCATGAGATTCTATATGCTGCCGCTCTTTGTTGCCTGTGCCCAAGGAATCCTGTTCTTTGAGCTCCCTCTGCAGGCAGGCGGTCTATCGGGAATTCTGGATACCGGGATCTACTTTTCTCTGCTCAGTCTGGGGGCATTAGTGACCCTATGTATGCTTTTTCTGCACAAATACTCTCCCTACGTAAGAGCGACTGCAGGCGTACTTGGCATGGCGCTGGCGTTCTATTCCATGGCTTCTGCCTGGAATGTGCCTCTGGCCGTTTCTCTATTCTTTCTCGGCATGTCCAAGGGCGTTCTCTACCCGGCTATGGCTTCTCTCTTCATCGAGCTGAGCGGCGGCAAGAGACTTGGCACTGTCTTTTCCCTGCAGTCCATCTCCATGTCGCTTGGCGCCTTTCTTGGTCCGGTTGTGGCAGGACAGATCCGTCATGTCTTCTCTCCTTACTTCCTGGCCTTTCTCCTGCTCATGATTCTACTCATAACGGTTCCCCCGCTCCGTACCCGATCTGATTCAGCAAGCGGGACCAGCAAGACACCGACCACTGTCGTATAACCTAGAAAAAATCTGTGTATTTAGGCTACCGCACAAGACCATGCAAGGCTATGATCATATTCTGTTTATGTACTAACCACCACTTGGAGGCAGGTGAATATATCATGAGTCACGTAGGTCAATGCGGTCCTGGAGCAGGAGTTGGATTATTCTGGACATCTACAGGCACCATCCTTGTTCTGTACATCCTGCTTGTCATCATCCTTCGCACTCCATTCTTCTAAGATCATATCAACAAGAATATGCCAACATGACAAAAAGAGGCTTGCCGCTTAGGGCAGGCCTCTCTTTGGGCTTTGCATGGATATCGAAGTTAGGTTTACACTATAGAGGAAGCCAAGCATGTGAGGTGAGCCATCATTCCTGTATACATCATTGTTGAAGGCAAGAACGACCGCAGCAAGCTGCGCCGGGTGCTGAACGAGGAAGTCGAGATTCTATGCACCTTCGGAACCCTGAACACCCAGAAGCTTGAATCGCTCCGCAAGAAGGTCAAGGACGAAGAGATCTATCTTTTTATGGATAACGACCCTTCCGGCAAAAGAATCCGGGGCATCCTTAGAGACACCTTCCCGGATGCCGGGCACATCTATACCCGCCGGGGCTATGCCGGCGTGGAAGGCACGCCAGACGAATATATCATTCAGCAATTAGAAAAAGCCGGGCTGGAGGAATTCATTCTGTATCCTCCACCCGGCTTCTAGCGGACAAGTCGACTGACTTGTCCCTTTGTTATTCTTTGGCCAACCGTTTTGCTTCTTCTGCGATTTCCTTGGCGGTCACGTCACTCTTATAGTACTTGCGGTAGTTCCCTTCCCGGTCCACTAGCGCAATCAGGTCTGAGTGCGCAAAGTTGCCGTCCCGGTCTTTGTTAACGATGAACTGGAACGTATCCATCGCGAATTTGGCCGTCTTCTTCTCATCTCCGCGCAGGAAGTACCAGCCGCTGTAATCAGCGCCGAACTTATCCCCGAATTTCCTGATCGCTTCACGCGTGTCTCTCACCGGATCGAAGGAGATGGATACGAAGCTGATATCCTTGCCGAACAAGCCGTCTTTCTTGAGCTCATTCTGTATTTGAGACATCTTGAAGGTGGAAATAGGACATACGTCTGGACAATTGGTGAAGAAGAAATAAAATAGCCGAACCTTGCCATTGGTATCCTGCAGGGTAACCGTCTTCCCGTCCACATTCTCCATCGAGAAATCCTGAACAGGTCGAATGACGGGAATTTTGGGCTTGCTGTATGTATCCACCAGTAGATAACCAGCCAGAATCACGCATATGGCAAGCAGAATCCAGGTCCATTTGTACTTTATAAGCATCGTCAAAGCCAAACCTCCTTGTATAATCATCTTAAAAAAAGAATCCCATGCTGCCATGGGATTCTTCATTTCTTCGGTGACCGGCTTAATGATGAACAGTATCGAGAATCATCACAAGCAGGGTGATCATTAAATAACTGATGGAGAAGAGAAATACCTTCTTCGCCCAAGTATCTGTATCTGTCTTCTTACTGAACCCCATTAGAGCCATGAACAGCCAGATTACCGCTACGGCCTCGCCAATGATCAGGAACCATATGCCTGTGTAGCCATATGCATACATGAGCGGCGGAATCGGCAGCAGCAGCACCAGGTAAGGAATCATCTGGAATTTCGTTCTTCTAATTCCTTTAACCACGGGAAGCAGCGGGAAGCCGGCTGCCCGGTACTCTTCAACTCTGCGGATGCCAAGGGCCCAGAAATGCGGGGGCTGCCACAGGAACAGCAAAGCGAACAACAGGATCGCTCCAAGGTCAAGCTTGCCCGTAACGGCCACATAACCAATTACTGGAACGGCCGCACCAGAAATCGCACCCACTGAAGTACTCCACGTTGAAGTACGTTTCAGCCACATCGTGTAGATTCCTGCATAGACGACGAAGCCCACGATTCCACACAGTCCGGCGAGCAGCCCGGAGAAGGTGAACAGGACGCCGAATCCGGCAATGCCCAGGATAATTGAATACCACAGCACAACGGAAGGGGCAAGCTTTCCAATAGGAAGTGCACGGCCTTTCGTCCGTTCCATCTTGCTGTCAAGCTCGCGGTCATAGTAATTGTTGAATACGCAAGCTGAAGCCATAATCAGAACTGTACCAAGAAGTGTCATTAGAAGCTTTCCGTATTGTAAATCCCAACCGGATGCGAGCCAAAATCCTGCAAATGCGGCAATCAGGTTGGAGCGAAGGATTCCGGGCTTGGTCAGCGCTACAAAATCTCTCCATGTGGCAGTGTCGCCGGTCGGTGATGGTCTCATAGCTATAGCTGGGGAATCCGTAGGAGCAGTGTAACTATATTGTTTACCCACGCGGATTGTTCCTCCTTATTTGATCATAGCGGGACGAATTGTCGTCCTCTGCTATAAACTTTATCATATCAAAATGCTTAAGTGTTTGACAATTACCGGACAATCCGAGTCATTGTATGACAATTCGGTGACACAGATGGAGACATAGCTGAAGCCGGACACAGGGTCCGGCTTCAGCTCCATACGATTTATCTTAACTTGCCAACAATCTAGGACTCAGTCGACATGTGCACACGCGGAAATAATCACGTATGCTATTCAGGCATGCCTAGGCTTTGGGCAGAAAGCCCATTCTCTTTTGCACCTCGGCAAGGGTTTTGGCAGCGATCTCCTCCGCCCGCTCCGCGCCCTGACGCAGGATGCTGGTTATTTCCCCGGATTCCCGGATCTGGCGGTAACGCTCCTGAATCGGTTCAAGCTTGGCGACAATGACTTCGGCGAGATCCTTCTTGAACGGACCATACATCTGTCCTTCATAGCGCTTCTCCACCTCTTCAAGCGATAAGCCGGAACACTGGCTGTAAATACTGATCAGATTGCTGACCTCGGGCTTATTAGCCGGGTCAAACTTAACTTCGCGGCCCGAGTCCGTTGTTGCCCGGCTGATTTTCTTGCGGATCTCGGCCGGGGTATCCAGCAGCGCGATATAGCTGCCCGCATTCGGATTGCTTTTGCTCATTTTATTCGAGGCATCGTCTAACGACATCACCCGCGCTCCCACTTTGGGGATATACGGCTCCGGAACCGTGAAGAAATCGCCGTATCTGTGGTTGAATCGGCCCGCCAGATCACGCGTCAGCTCCAAATGCTGCTTCTGATCTTCACCTACCGGTATCAGATCAGCATTATATAAAAGAATATCCGCCGCCATCAGAGAAGGGTATACGAAGAGTCCGGCGCCTACGGAATCTTTGCCAGTGGACTTATCCTTGAACTGGGTCATACGCTCCAGCTCGCCCATGGAAGTTAGTGTTGTCAGAAGCCATCCGAGCTGGGCGTGCTGAGGAACATGGGACTGCATATACACATTTGCTTTATTTGGATCAATGCCCGCCGCGATGAACAATGCGGCTACGGACTCAGACTGCTCACGCAGGGCTGCCGGCTCCTGTGGCACCGTGATCGCATGGAGGTCGACCACCATGAAATTACAATCATATTCGTGCTGCAGCTGTACAAAATTCTGCATAGCGCCAATGTAATTACCCAAAGTGAGCTTGCCGCTTGGCTGAATGCCCGAGAGAACCTTTTTCTTCATTTCTAAATCCCCCTTATCATCTATACTGGTTACGCACACGCTACATATGCCGGACTCCAGAAAACACAAAAAAGCCCACATCCGAAAGGGACGTGAGACCGTGGTGCCACCCTAATTCGCTGCAGACTCTAATTGAACAGTCTTCAGCCTTAGTTATCCTGTAACGGGGAATACCGTACGAACATACTGGGACCCGCCTCCTTACCCGGCGCACTCCGTTCCTTTCGTCACTCCGGGGTCCATTCCTCATGAAGCCGCTTCACCGGTTCTCATCATCCACCGGCTTTCTGCAGAGAAGCCATCTCCAGAATACTTATCCCCATCAACGCGTTGCATAACTTTCAAGTTTATGTTTCCATATTAAATGGGCAAAAGCAAATCTGTCAAATCGGATTTTCCGTCCTTCAGCAAAAGTGTTATGATAGGTCTAGCTTTGAATTTTTGATTATAGTGGGAAAAGGAGCAACGATATGAAAAAAGTGACCAAAGGGCAATGGAACGGCTACGATACTTATATACTGCATAGCCGCGAACTTGAAGTCACACTGTTGCCACGGCTCGGGAATAATGTTATCGGCCTTACCGATAAAGTGCAGCAGCGTGAAGTGCTGCGGCGGCCCGAGGAGAACGAACTAGATTTTTATCTGCAGAAACCTTACCACTTCGGCATTCCTCTTCTCATTCCACCCGGAAGAATCCGTAGAGGACACTTCGAATATGCCGGACAACATTATCAATTTGATCGTAATACTGCGAATGACAACCATATTCACGGACTGCACCGCACCCAGTGCTGGCAGGTCAGTGATATTGAAGAAGATGAAGAAGGCTGTGCGATTACAACTGAATTCCTAACCTCCGATGATCCAGAGTGGATCAAGCAGTATCCGGTACCCCTCAAGCTTGAGATGACTTTGAGACTGCAAGGCTCCTCGTTATCCCAAAACTTCAAGATTACACAACTGGGCGATAAGCCAGCTCCCTTCGGCCTGGGACTGCATACTTGGTTCCTGCTTGATGGCCGTCCTGAGGATTGGACCCTACGTCTTCCGGTAACTGAGACCTATCTGCTTGATGAAGAGAATGTATCCACCGGTGACATGGCTCCTTTAGGCGAATTCGATCGTCTGAATACAGGCCTGAATCTGAAAGGTATAAACTTTGATACGATGTTCAGCATCGGCGGCAAGCCGGCGGAAGCGCTGCT contains:
- a CDS encoding MFS transporter, with translation MKIAFWLYFFMFIAFFDLHAQYPILTPFALSLGAAPTFIGWMMGIYSITHLPGNLLAGRGVDRHGSRRYLIFSLISAGIILLIQAQVTAPWQLLVLRSLSGFVLAFLAPACLALLASLSDDRIKQGKLMAGHGVMHTLASVVSPAAGAFLVAKAGFGLTFQSLGWLLIGTGIIAFFIVHDRQGSSPELAHPVIHASSKEYSGFRVIPMRFYMLPLFVACAQGILFFELPLQAGGLSGILDTGIYFSLLSLGALVTLCMLFLHKYSPYVRATAGVLGMALAFYSMASAWNVPLAVSLFFLGMSKGVLYPAMASLFIELSGGKRLGTVFSLQSISMSLGAFLGPVVAGQIRHVFSPYFLAFLLLMILLITVPPLRTRSDSASGTSKTPTTVV
- a CDS encoding sporulation protein YjcZ, with the translated sequence MSHVGQCGPGAGVGLFWTSTGTILVLYILLVIILRTPFF
- a CDS encoding toprim domain-containing protein; the encoded protein is MPVYIIVEGKNDRSKLRRVLNEEVEILCTFGTLNTQKLESLRKKVKDEEIYLFMDNDPSGKRIRGILRDTFPDAGHIYTRRGYAGVEGTPDEYIIQQLEKAGLEEFILYPPPGF
- a CDS encoding SCO family protein; the encoded protein is MLIKYKWTWILLAICVILAGYLLVDTYSKPKIPVIRPVQDFSMENVDGKTVTLQDTNGKVRLFYFFFTNCPDVCPISTFKMSQIQNELKKDGLFGKDISFVSISFDPVRDTREAIRKFGDKFGADYSGWYFLRGDEKKTAKFAMDTFQFIVNKDRDGNFAHSDLIALVDREGNYRKYYKSDVTAKEIAEEAKRLAKE
- the cyoE gene encoding heme o synthase yields the protein MRPSPTGDTATWRDFVALTKPGILRSNLIAAFAGFWLASGWDLQYGKLLMTLLGTVLIMASACVFNNYYDRELDSKMERTKGRALPIGKLAPSVVLWYSIILGIAGFGVLFTFSGLLAGLCGIVGFVVYAGIYTMWLKRTSTWSTSVGAISGAAVPVIGYVAVTGKLDLGAILLFALLFLWQPPHFWALGIRRVEEYRAAGFPLLPVVKGIRRTKFQMIPYLVLLLPIPPLMYAYGYTGIWFLIIGEAVAVIWLFMALMGFSKKTDTDTWAKKVFLFSISYLMITLLVMILDTVHH
- the trpS gene encoding tryptophan--tRNA ligase, which encodes MKKKVLSGIQPSGKLTLGNYIGAMQNFVQLQHEYDCNFMVVDLHAITVPQEPAALREQSESVAALFIAAGIDPNKANVYMQSHVPQHAQLGWLLTTLTSMGELERMTQFKDKSTGKDSVGAGLFVYPSLMAADILLYNADLIPVGEDQKQHLELTRDLAGRFNHRYGDFFTVPEPYIPKVGARVMSLDDASNKMSKSNPNAGSYIALLDTPAEIRKKISRATTDSGREVKFDPANKPEVSNLISIYSQCSGLSLEEVEKRYEGQMYGPFKKDLAEVIVAKLEPIQERYRQIRESGEITSILRQGAERAEEIAAKTLAEVQKRMGFLPKA
- a CDS encoding aldose 1-epimerase, producing the protein MKKVTKGQWNGYDTYILHSRELEVTLLPRLGNNVIGLTDKVQQREVLRRPEENELDFYLQKPYHFGIPLLIPPGRIRRGHFEYAGQHYQFDRNTANDNHIHGLHRTQCWQVSDIEEDEEGCAITTEFLTSDDPEWIKQYPVPLKLEMTLRLQGSSLSQNFKITQLGDKPAPFGLGLHTWFLLDGRPEDWTLRLPVTETYLLDEENVSTGDMAPLGEFDRLNTGLNLKGINFDTMFSIGGKPAEALLQREDGYALRYSADPEFFKHWVLYTKGEADQFFCIEPYTWLPNAPNLNLPNEITGLIDLQPGQQLNLQVNLDIVYPS